From Bacteroidota bacterium:
TAAGTTTGAACCCGATCTCGATTTCCTCATTGTCTATTAGTAGATTTGAATATTCATTTTTAAGTTTCCCGGGATCTACAGCCCCTGCATTTCCAAGTAGTGATGAGAATAAGCCCATGTTTTTAGTTTTATGATTTAAAAGAAGCAATGTAGTGATAATTTTGTCAGGGTTAATTGGGCTATGTTCTGCTTTTTCTACAGCGTAGAAATGAGTTTATCTATTTTATAATATTTAAATTTAAAACCTTCATTTTGAATTTTATCCGAAGAAACCCTGCTGCCTTTGAGGATGATATCCGACATTTTGCCAAAAAGCATTTTTAAAATGAAAGATGGTACATTTGGCATGAAATATCCCTTATTTAAATGTTTGGCAATTTTTTTTGTAAGTTCCGAGTTGGTAATATGTTCGGGAGAAACAGCATTGTATGTAGAGGAAATATTTTCATTTTCAACTGCAAAGAGAATCATTTCTGCTAAATCCGAAATTTCTATCCAGGGAATATATTGTCTTCCGGAACCCAAAGGCGAACCGAGACCGAGTTTTATTGGGGTGAGCATTTTTTGAAGTGCTCCTCCGTGTTTTGAAAGGACTACTCCAAATCTGAGTTTTACAGTTCTCACTGATATATCGTTGAACATATCAACTTGATTTTCCCATTGCAAAACTGTTTGTGCAAGGAAATCATTTCCCGGAAGATCGTTTTCTTTGAATATTTTTGGAGAAGTTATGCTGCCGTAATAGCCAACTGCTGAGGCCGAAATAAAAGCTTCAACTTTTTTAGAACTTGTGCGTACTGCATCAAACAGTAACTCTGTGGTATTGACCCGGCTTTCTACAATTTTTTCCTTTTGCTGCGTTGACCAGTTTTTATTGGAGATATTCTCACCCGCCAGGTGAATTATCACATCGGCAAATTCTATTGCTTTTTTGTCGATGATTCCTTTTGTATAATCCCAGTGAAAAGATTTTACTCCTTTAACATTTTTTTTCCTGGATAAAACCGCAATGTTATAGCCTTTGCTTTCTAATAATTTTGAAACAGCTCTTCCTACTAAACCTGTTCCGCCTGTTATTAGAACATTTTTGCCCATTTTGAGTTGTTTTATTGTAAAGGTAGGTAACTTCGTTGGGAAATTTACATTATTGTGAATTGTTTATCAGTGTTGTAAATAATATGATAATTGTTTTATAGGATTTTAGATAAATATGATAATTGTTCCTTATTAGGCTATTTATGTTATTTTAGCTTGTAAATAAAAAGTATAAACTAATTATGAAAAAAAATATCCCCTTATTTGTCTTAGTTCTTATGTCAGTTTTCATTTCTTGCGCTGATGAAGAACAGGTGATTATTGTTCCTACTCCCAGTGATTTTGAAATAGGAATAAAGAATATTCTTCCATATTCTGTCGATCTGGAGTGGACTGCTTCAACAGCATCAGATGGTTCAACTATTAAATATGATATTTATTTAGGAGGGAGTATAATTAAAGAAAACCATACAAGTACTAAGTATGTTCTTGAGGGGTTAAATAGTAAATCATTTTATTTAGGTAAAATAATAGCAAATAGCAGTAATGGAAAGTCAAAAGAAGAATTGTTTGAATTTATTACAAAAGAAGATTTGGCTCCATCTGTATTTGAAGTTACGGTTGGTAGTATTAGTACTACTAATGCAACAATTAGCTGGACAGAAGCAACACTCCCAAACAATGAGGAAGTTGTTTATGATTTGTATTTAGATGATATATTAATAAAAAATGATATTACTACAACAGAATTCCTTTTGGAAAACTTATCACCCTTTAAAAAATACACCATAAAAATAGTGGCAAAAAGTAAAACAAATAAAGGTACATACCAGGAAATAACTTTTAAAACTCTTGGTACCCCACCGTCACAATTTCCGCTTGCTATAGAGGATACATCCCCGGCTGGTATCACAGTGTACTGGACTACACCCACCGTTGAAGATGGTTCTTTTATTTATTATCAAATATACGTTGATAACGAAAAAGTCGGGCAATATACCATTAATGAAGATAGCAATAATATTACTGACTATTATATACGAGGTTTAGAGGAGGGTAAAGAATATACTGTTAAAATCATTGCAGTAGCATCGAATAATACTTCAACGGAGGAGTCAATTACTTTTACGACCAGAACTTATCCGAGTCCTTCAGATTTTGAAATAAGTATAAAATATGAAACATCTGATTTGATAATTGTTAACTGGACACCTTCTACAATGGAAGATGGGACTCAGGTTATTTACTTTTTATACTTGAATGGAGAGCAAGCTCATCCGGAATACACACATTTAGGAGGACTTAAGTATAAACTTGAAAATTTTGACCCGAATACTGAGTATACAGTAAAATTAGTAGCTGAAGAAACAAAATTCAGAAAAACAACAGAAAAAGAATTTACTTTCACTTCTCATTCCATTCATCCCGGTATAGATGTCGAAAAAGCAACTTTGTATAGAATGCATAGTACTTATTTTCCCGGGCAGCTTAATGTGAAATTTACTCAGAATATTGAAAGTGTAGATGTAGTTGGTTTTCACGGGGGAGTTAATATTGAAATTCCCAGTTATATATTATATCCAAGTGCAATTTCAAGTCCTAAGTTATCGTTAAGTGATTATAATGAGATAGGATATTTAAAATACGGGTATGTTTTAATAAAGGAGAATGGAGTTACGTACATATTGGATTTTAATGTGGTAATAGAGACAAATTAAAATATTTGTTAATAATACCAAATAAATATCAAAATGCCATGTGAAATCTTTCAGGATAGTGAAGGTTTTGATTTGTTGTAGATAAGAGGTTTACCTCGCTGGCGCTCGGTGAGTCCTTGGGGGGAGTCGATTCAAAACGGAATACTTTCCAAACGCTTTTTGAGGGAGAATTTAGTTTATTAAAGGAGAGGAATTACCTCGCTGGCGCTCGGTGAGTCCTTGGGGGGAGTCGATTCAAAACTCAATCCTTTCAAACGCTTTCGCGTTTGAGGATTTTTTGTTTCCAAAAGTTTTACGAAAGCGAGCTTTCGACACTTTTGGAAACAAAAAATCCCTTTTGAACAAAGTTCAAAAGGGATTGTGTTTTGTCG
This genomic window contains:
- a CDS encoding TIGR01777 family oxidoreductase gives rise to the protein MGKNVLITGGTGLVGRAVSKLLESKGYNIAVLSRKKNVKGVKSFHWDYTKGIIDKKAIEFADVIIHLAGENISNKNWSTQQKEKIVESRVNTTELLFDAVRTSSKKVEAFISASAVGYYGSITSPKIFKENDLPGNDFLAQTVLQWENQVDMFNDISVRTVKLRFGVVLSKHGGALQKMLTPIKLGLGSPLGSGRQYIPWIEISDLAEMILFAVENENISSTYNAVSPEHITNSELTKKIAKHLNKGYFMPNVPSFILKMLFGKMSDIILKGSRVSSDKIQNEGFKFKYYKIDKLISTL
- a CDS encoding fibronectin type III domain-containing protein is translated as MKKNIPLFVLVLMSVFISCADEEQVIIVPTPSDFEIGIKNILPYSVDLEWTASTASDGSTIKYDIYLGGSIIKENHTSTKYVLEGLNSKSFYLGKIIANSSNGKSKEELFEFITKEDLAPSVFEVTVGSISTTNATISWTEATLPNNEEVVYDLYLDDILIKNDITTTEFLLENLSPFKKYTIKIVAKSKTNKGTYQEITFKTLGTPPSQFPLAIEDTSPAGITVYWTTPTVEDGSFIYYQIYVDNEKVGQYTINEDSNNITDYYIRGLEEGKEYTVKIIAVASNNTSTEESITFTTRTYPSPSDFEISIKYETSDLIIVNWTPSTMEDGTQVIYFLYLNGEQAHPEYTHLGGLKYKLENFDPNTEYTVKLVAEETKFRKTTEKEFTFTSHSIHPGIDVEKATLYRMHSTYFPGQLNVKFTQNIESVDVVGFHGGVNIEIPSYILYPSAISSPKLSLSDYNEIGYLKYGYVLIKENGVTYILDFNVVIETN